The Anabaena sp. WA102 genome contains a region encoding:
- a CDS encoding DUF2949 domain-containing protein, whose protein sequence is MVINRIDRKLLQFLQKELALSQADIAVATRHPEFNHGPLPMLLWQYGLVDLQQLDRIFDWLAEHPELR, encoded by the coding sequence ATGGTAATTAATCGTATTGATAGGAAGTTACTGCAATTTCTCCAAAAAGAACTGGCACTTTCCCAGGCTGATATTGCTGTAGCAACACGACATCCTGAGTTCAATCATGGACCTTTACCGATGCTGCTTTGGCAATATGGTTTAGTGGATTTGCAACAACTAGACAGAATTTTTGATTGGCTTGCAGAACATCCTGAATTGAGGTAG
- a CDS encoding Asr1405/Asl0597 family protein, producing the protein MSPNCNFLTVGEQILQVPLGDRWCIYHRLQELMISCSCPPDGSLRVQVNNLEEAILVRSTLMQFFASRHQLVTWLENCLCNGVE; encoded by the coding sequence ATGTCACCAAATTGTAACTTTTTAACTGTCGGTGAACAAATTTTGCAAGTTCCTTTAGGTGATAGATGGTGTATTTATCATCGGTTGCAAGAGTTGATGATTTCCTGTTCCTGTCCCCCGGATGGGTCTTTGCGCGTGCAAGTTAATAACCTAGAAGAAGCGATTCTTGTTCGTAGTACATTGATGCAATTTTTTGCTTCTCGTCATCAATTGGTGACATGGTTAGAGAATTGTTTGTGCAACGGTGTTGAGTAA
- a CDS encoding DUF2141 domain-containing protein, whose product MLLLPILGNLLFLANAKAELNSSLTIEVEGLRNKSGQICATLFDKSQGFPSDSKNALQSQCIKITKISQKLTFDNLRAGSYAVGLIHDANENGNLDTGSFGAPIEGFGFSNNPEVFTGPPKFNDSAVAVSKTTTDIKIKMKYFFGS is encoded by the coding sequence ATGTTACTACTCCCTATATTGGGAAATTTACTCTTTTTAGCTAATGCTAAGGCAGAGTTGAATAGTAGTCTGACAATTGAAGTAGAGGGACTCAGAAACAAATCTGGACAAATTTGTGCTACGCTTTTTGATAAAAGTCAGGGATTTCCTAGTGATAGTAAAAATGCTTTACAATCCCAATGTATCAAGATCACAAAAATATCTCAAAAACTGACTTTCGATAACTTGAGAGCGGGTAGTTATGCTGTTGGATTAATTCATGATGCCAATGAAAATGGTAATCTCGATACTGGTTCTTTTGGTGCGCCCATAGAAGGTTTTGGGTTTTCTAATAATCCAGAGGTTTTCACCGGACCGCCTAAGTTTAATGATTCGGCTGTTGCTGTATCTAAAACTACTACTGATATTAAGATTAAGATGAAATATTTCTTTGGTTCTTGA
- a CDS encoding RNA-guided endonuclease InsQ/TnpB family protein produces the protein MLLSFKTALIPNNGQVTAFRKASGVARHAYNWANAQVIDILVTQKEGEKLKLPSAIDLHKKLVAEVKSEHIWYYEVNKNVPQKALADLRQAWDRCFKKTSKQPRFKRKGQHDSFYLESGTKAKPAIKNDGKRIKLPSIGWVRLAEPLPITATHNCVISRQADKWFISVKYEIEKPPILADRPTIGVDVGIKELAVCSNGEIFKNPKAYRRMSKRMKRLQRSVTQKVKGSNNRKKAVRKLAKLHAKVSNIRKDSIHKLTYYLAKNHSIIKIEDLHVKAFLKNHKLAGAIADCGMYEFQRQLEYKTEKFGSELILVDRFFPSSQICSNCGNHRHKMPLKNRVYICPDCGHTEDRDLNAAKNIDRWFADIFIPVA, from the coding sequence ATGCTTTTATCATTCAAAACCGCGTTAATTCCAAATAACGGACAGGTTACAGCTTTTCGTAAAGCATCTGGAGTAGCTAGACACGCTTACAACTGGGCAAATGCTCAAGTTATAGATATCTTAGTTACTCAAAAAGAAGGCGAAAAACTTAAATTACCATCAGCGATTGACCTGCATAAAAAGTTAGTTGCTGAGGTAAAATCTGAGCATATTTGGTATTACGAAGTTAATAAAAATGTTCCTCAGAAGGCGTTAGCTGATTTACGCCAGGCTTGGGATAGGTGTTTCAAAAAAACATCAAAACAACCACGATTCAAGAGAAAAGGACAACACGATTCTTTCTATTTAGAATCAGGAACTAAGGCGAAACCAGCGATTAAAAATGATGGTAAAAGAATTAAATTACCGTCAATTGGCTGGGTACGTTTAGCAGAACCTTTACCGATTACAGCAACTCATAATTGCGTGATTTCTAGACAGGCTGATAAATGGTTTATTTCTGTCAAGTACGAGATTGAAAAACCTCCTATACTTGCAGATAGACCGACCATCGGCGTTGACGTAGGAATAAAGGAGTTAGCAGTTTGCAGTAATGGTGAAATATTCAAAAACCCCAAAGCCTACCGCCGGATGAGTAAACGCATGAAACGTTTACAGCGTAGCGTTACCCAGAAGGTCAAGGGGTCTAATAATCGTAAAAAAGCTGTGAGAAAATTGGCTAAATTACACGCCAAAGTTTCTAATATTCGCAAGGATTCTATTCACAAATTAACCTACTATCTAGCTAAAAACCACAGCATAATTAAGATAGAAGATTTGCACGTTAAGGCATTTTTGAAGAACCACAAATTAGCAGGTGCAATTGCAGATTGTGGGATGTATGAATTTCAAAGGCAATTAGAGTACAAAACTGAGAAATTCGGGAGTGAACTAATCCTTGTGGATAGGTTCTTTCCTAGTTCCCAAATATGCTCTAACTGCGGTAATCATCGTCATAAAATGCCATTAAAAAACCGCGTTTATATTTGTCCTGATTGCGGACATACAGAGGATCGTGACCTCAACGCCGCTAAAAACATTGACCGATGGTTTGCGGATATTTTTATCCCTGTAGCGTAG
- the nifV gene encoding homocitrate synthase — MYQIMINDTTLRDGEQAAGVAFNLEEKVAIAQFLDTIGVHELEVGIPAMGEEEIRAIVAIRNLDLNAKLLGWNRAVLSDIKASIACGLERVHIAIPVSGVQIAAKFHGQWRVSLQKLKDCISFALDQGLWVSVGGEDSSRADENFLQDVAMLSQEWGASRFRFCDTVGVLDPFRTHLKVKHLVSTLSIPIEIHTHNDFGLATANALAGIKAGAVSVNTTVNGLGERAGNAALEEVIMALKCIYGVDLGIQTQHLLKLSQLVAKASGANVQPWKAIVGENTFAHESGIHAHGVLQNPVTYEPYAPEDVGWERRLVIGKHSGRHSLSNLLEQHGIFLDSQETQAILDVVRQQSILKKRSLTTEELLNLVSEKRYSHAT; from the coding sequence ATGTATCAAATCATGATTAATGATACGACATTACGTGATGGGGAACAGGCAGCGGGTGTTGCTTTTAACTTAGAAGAAAAAGTAGCGATCGCTCAATTCCTCGATACCATTGGTGTCCATGAATTAGAGGTGGGAATTCCGGCAATGGGAGAAGAAGAAATTCGCGCCATTGTTGCCATTCGTAACTTAGATTTAAACGCTAAACTATTAGGTTGGAATCGCGCTGTATTATCAGATATAAAAGCTTCTATAGCCTGTGGACTAGAGCGAGTACATATTGCTATTCCTGTGTCTGGAGTGCAAATTGCCGCTAAATTTCATGGACAATGGCGAGTAAGTTTACAAAAGCTCAAAGACTGTATTAGCTTCGCCTTAGATCAAGGTCTTTGGGTATCAGTTGGTGGTGAAGATTCTTCTAGAGCCGACGAAAACTTTCTCCAAGATGTTGCCATGTTATCGCAAGAATGGGGAGCATCACGTTTTCGGTTTTGTGATACAGTTGGGGTACTTGATCCCTTCCGAACTCACCTTAAAGTTAAGCATTTAGTATCAACTCTATCAATTCCTATTGAGATTCACACCCATAATGATTTTGGACTAGCAACTGCTAACGCCTTAGCCGGAATCAAAGCTGGTGCTGTATCTGTAAATACTACCGTTAATGGACTAGGAGAAAGAGCCGGAAATGCCGCTTTAGAAGAAGTAATCATGGCTCTAAAATGTATTTACGGTGTTGACTTAGGAATTCAAACTCAACACTTGTTAAAACTATCTCAATTAGTCGCTAAAGCCTCCGGTGCTAATGTTCAACCTTGGAAAGCAATTGTGGGTGAAAATACCTTTGCTCATGAGTCTGGTATTCATGCTCATGGTGTTCTGCAAAACCCCGTTACTTATGAACCTTATGCTCCTGAAGATGTGGGTTGGGAACGGCGTTTAGTCATAGGTAAACATTCTGGTCGGCATTCATTATCTAATCTCTTAGAACAGCATGGCATCTTTCTCGATTCTCAAGAAACCCAAGCTATTTTAGATGTAGTCCGTCAGCAATCAATCCTCAAAAAACGCAGTCTCACTACAGAAGAATTATTAAATTTAGTCAGCGAAAAAAGGTATTCCCATGCAACGTGA
- a CDS encoding (2Fe-2S) ferredoxin domain-containing protein, whose product MGEKYLTLSELNIEGQFLGFVGKDAGKCKHLQLAVPGGNIKLKIPKNLRCSLGLSLVPGEQIRIDAISKLNLRNNKLKLQLYQIQAIGFCVLENFLPQPKAKIMVCQKSGCLKRGGKGLLSDLEKTLGDRGLSDKVTIEHTDCQKRCSSAPNCVLMLGKKQYKKVQPEAIASLLENHLSG is encoded by the coding sequence ATGGGTGAAAAATATTTGACCTTATCGGAATTGAATATTGAAGGACAGTTTTTAGGGTTTGTGGGTAAAGATGCTGGGAAATGTAAACATTTACAGTTAGCAGTTCCTGGGGGAAATATCAAACTAAAAATTCCGAAAAATTTACGTTGTTCGCTAGGTTTATCCTTAGTTCCTGGTGAACAAATTCGCATAGATGCTATTAGTAAATTAAATCTCCGTAACAATAAACTCAAACTGCAACTTTATCAAATTCAAGCCATTGGTTTTTGTGTGCTGGAAAATTTCCTTCCGCAACCCAAAGCCAAAATTATGGTTTGTCAAAAATCTGGTTGTCTGAAACGGGGTGGAAAGGGGTTATTGTCAGACTTAGAAAAAACTTTAGGCGATCGCGGTTTATCTGATAAAGTAACTATTGAACATACCGATTGTCAAAAACGCTGTAGCAGCGCCCCCAATTGTGTTTTAATGTTAGGTAAAAAACAATACAAGAAAGTTCAGCCAGAGGCGATCGCATCTTTGCTAGAGAATCATTTAAGTGGTTGA
- a CDS encoding proline--tRNA ligase, whose amino-acid sequence MRLSQMLFVTLRDDPADAEIPSHKLLLRAGYIRRIGGGIYAYLPLMWRVLQKVSQIVREEMNATGAQECLLPQLQPAELWQESGRWDTYTKAEGIMFSLVDRREQQLGLGPTHEEVITTVARDMIRSHRQLPVHLYQIQTKFRDEIRPRFGLMRGREFIMKDGYSFHADEESLKKTYQEMYTAYSNMLRRSGLAFRAVEADSGAIGGSGSTEFMVLAEAGEDEVLYTEDGKYAANVEKAVSLPADAETSPFTTYEKRETPGTETINKVCNLLKCSPTQIVKNVLYQIVYDNGLTVLVLINIRGDQEINEVKLQNELTKLAPQFGAKTILTLTVPNAEAQATWQAKSLPLGYIAPDLSDDYIAESKQVNSQFMRLVDKTAVELKNFVTGANEAGFHVVGANWGEQFKLPTLTVDIRKAKLGDRSLHDPSQTLQTARGIEAGHIFQLGTKYSEAMGATYTNEQGEEKPLVMGCYGVGVSRLAQSAVEQSYDKDGIIWPVAIAPYHAIITIPNIKDAQQIAVAEKLYTEFNQAGIETLLDDRDERAGVKFKDADLIGIPFRIVTGRAITNGKVEVVKRATRESQEIAIDEVINTLQQWIKDTIESEL is encoded by the coding sequence ATGCGATTATCACAAATGTTATTTGTTACACTGCGGGATGATCCGGCTGATGCGGAAATACCCAGTCATAAATTATTACTCCGCGCTGGTTATATCCGTCGCATTGGTGGTGGGATTTATGCTTATCTTCCCCTAATGTGGCGGGTTTTGCAAAAGGTTTCCCAAATTGTCCGGGAAGAAATGAATGCTACCGGCGCACAAGAATGTTTATTACCACAGTTACAACCTGCGGAATTATGGCAAGAATCGGGACGCTGGGACACCTATACTAAGGCTGAGGGAATTATGTTTTCTCTTGTGGATAGAAGAGAACAACAATTAGGACTAGGACCAACTCACGAAGAAGTAATTACCACAGTTGCCCGTGATATGATTCGTTCCCATCGTCAATTACCTGTCCATTTATATCAAATTCAAACTAAGTTTCGTGATGAAATTCGTCCCCGGTTTGGTTTAATGCGCGGACGAGAATTTATCATGAAAGATGGTTATTCTTTCCATGCTGATGAAGAAAGTTTGAAAAAAACTTACCAGGAAATGTACACTGCTTATAGTAATATGTTGCGGCGTTCTGGTTTGGCTTTTCGGGCTGTGGAAGCTGATTCTGGGGCTATTGGTGGTTCTGGTTCTACAGAATTTATGGTCTTAGCAGAAGCAGGAGAGGATGAAGTTCTCTACACTGAAGATGGTAAATATGCCGCAAACGTAGAGAAGGCAGTTTCTTTACCAGCAGATGCGGAAACTTCACCTTTTACAACTTACGAAAAACGAGAAACTCCGGGAACAGAAACTATAAACAAAGTTTGTAATTTATTGAAATGTTCTCCTACCCAAATTGTCAAAAACGTTTTATATCAAATTGTTTATGATAACGGGTTAACTGTTTTGGTCTTGATAAATATTCGCGGAGATCAGGAAATTAATGAAGTTAAATTACAAAATGAATTAACTAAGTTAGCTCCTCAATTTGGTGCTAAAACTATTCTGACTTTAACTGTACCAAATGCTGAGGCTCAAGCAACATGGCAAGCAAAATCTTTGCCTTTGGGTTACATAGCACCTGATCTTAGTGATGATTATATTGCGGAAAGTAAACAGGTAAATTCTCAGTTTATGCGGTTGGTTGATAAAACCGCTGTGGAGTTAAAAAACTTTGTTACTGGTGCAAATGAAGCTGGTTTTCACGTAGTTGGCGCAAATTGGGGTGAGCAATTTAAGCTACCTACACTAACCGTAGATATTCGTAAAGCTAAATTAGGCGATCGCTCCCTGCATGACCCAAGCCAAACCCTACAAACAGCTAGAGGCATCGAAGCCGGTCATATCTTCCAACTGGGTACAAAATACTCTGAGGCGATGGGTGCAACTTATACCAACGAACAAGGGGAAGAAAAGCCTTTAGTCATGGGTTGCTATGGTGTGGGTGTGTCACGGTTAGCACAATCAGCCGTAGAACAATCCTATGATAAAGATGGCATAATTTGGCCAGTAGCGATCGCCCCCTATCACGCCATCATCACTATTCCTAACATTAAAGATGCCCAACAAATCGCCGTTGCCGAAAAACTTTACACAGAATTCAACCAAGCAGGAATAGAAACCTTATTAGATGACAGAGACGAACGGGCAGGAGTAAAATTCAAAGATGCAGATTTAATCGGTATCCCCTTCAGAATCGTCACCGGTAGAGCCATTACAAATGGTAAAGTCGAAGTAGTCAAACGCGCAACCCGTGAATCTCAAGAAATTGCCATTGACGAAGTTATCAATACATTGCAACAATGGATTAAAGACACAATAGAAAGTGAACTTTAA
- a CDS encoding 1-acyl-sn-glycerol-3-phosphate acyltransferase, whose protein sequence is MYQAQPPLEFIPPAFNPLLLKLVHFVLPNWIRWKTPISNIEAENVEVLADCYQRFQDGKIRFMLAFRHPQTADPLCLTYLLSQILPKVAQVGGTQLQYPLHAHFIYDRGIPLWAGSQVGWVISHLGGTPIQRGKADWTGLRSVRDLYANGQFPMAAAPEGATNGLSEIISPLEPGIAQMGFWCAEDLQKAGRDEEVLILPIGIKYSYVNQPWDNIANLLTELEAASGLSVNQDQTEANFTALYPRLLGLAEHLLSVMEQFYTKFYHQTLPDEKITNGEITDRNEALAYRLQSVMNIALFIAEQYFDLPSRGNWNDRCRRVEQAGWNYIFREDFKDIKSLSLIEKSLGDRVAEEAYFRMWHMRLVESFVAVSGMYIREKPTVERFAEMTLLLWDMVNKIKGNISLNRPQLGKQQVRITVGEPISISQRYAVYKGSRVAARQSVAELTTDLQQVLEGLVEKG, encoded by the coding sequence ATGTATCAAGCACAACCACCTTTAGAATTTATTCCGCCAGCTTTTAACCCTTTGTTGTTAAAGTTGGTACATTTTGTGCTACCTAACTGGATTCGCTGGAAAACACCTATTAGCAACATTGAAGCAGAAAATGTTGAAGTTTTGGCGGATTGTTATCAGCGGTTTCAAGATGGTAAAATCCGGTTTATGTTGGCGTTTCGTCATCCTCAAACAGCAGACCCTCTTTGTTTAACTTATTTACTGTCCCAAATCTTGCCTAAAGTAGCACAAGTTGGGGGTACACAGCTACAATATCCGCTTCATGCTCATTTTATCTATGATCGGGGCATTCCTCTCTGGGCTGGTTCTCAAGTTGGTTGGGTAATTTCCCATTTGGGGGGAACTCCGATTCAACGCGGTAAAGCTGATTGGACTGGGTTGCGTTCGGTGCGTGATTTGTATGCTAATGGTCAGTTTCCGATGGCTGCTGCGCCAGAAGGTGCTACAAATGGTTTATCGGAGATTATTAGTCCCTTAGAACCGGGTATCGCACAGATGGGTTTTTGGTGTGCGGAAGATTTACAAAAAGCAGGAAGAGATGAGGAAGTTTTAATTTTACCAATTGGCATTAAATATAGTTATGTTAATCAGCCTTGGGATAATATAGCAAATTTGTTAACTGAATTAGAAGCGGCTAGTGGTTTGTCTGTGAATCAGGATCAAACTGAGGCTAATTTTACTGCGCTTTATCCCCGATTGTTGGGTTTGGCGGAACATTTATTATCGGTAATGGAGCAATTTTACACTAAGTTTTATCATCAAACATTACCAGATGAGAAAATTACTAATGGAGAAATTACAGATAGAAATGAAGCGTTAGCTTATCGGTTACAATCTGTGATGAATATTGCTTTATTTATTGCTGAACAATATTTTGATTTGCCATCTAGGGGGAATTGGAATGATAGATGTAGAAGGGTGGAACAAGCTGGTTGGAATTATATATTTAGGGAAGATTTTAAGGATATTAAATCATTATCACTCATTGAGAAAAGTTTGGGAGATAGAGTTGCTGAAGAGGCATATTTTCGGATGTGGCACATGAGATTGGTTGAGAGTTTTGTGGCTGTTTCTGGGATGTATATCCGCGAAAAACCAACGGTGGAAAGATTTGCAGAAATGACTTTACTTTTATGGGATATGGTTAATAAAATTAAGGGAAATATTTCTTTAAATCGTCCACAATTGGGTAAGCAGCAGGTGAGAATAACTGTGGGTGAACCCATTTCTATTTCTCAACGTTATGCGGTTTATAAAGGTAGTCGCGTCGCTGCTAGACAATCGGTGGCTGAGTTGACGACTGATTTACAACAGGTTTTGGAGGGTTTGGTGGAGAAGGGATGA
- the cysE gene encoding serine O-acetyltransferase, which translates to MHQSLNRIIKTETVNTKLRKHEGFRFFLEPLISDFRIIFERDPAARNWLEVIFCYPGFHALCLHRLAHWLHIHNVSFIPRLISHWGRFFTGVEIHPGAKIGKGVFIDHGMGVVIGETAIVGDYTLIYQGVTLGGTGKESGKRHPTLGSNVVVGAGAKVLGNIQISDRVRIGAGSIVLRDVPPDATVVGIPGRIIAPKSSNPISPLEHGKLPDIEAGVIRSLLSRIEQLEQQVQTLTNHHQDDQ; encoded by the coding sequence ATGCACCAGTCATTAAACAGGATCATTAAGACTGAGACTGTAAATACAAAGCTACGTAAACATGAAGGTTTTAGATTTTTTTTAGAACCATTAATCAGTGATTTTCGGATTATTTTTGAGCGTGATCCAGCAGCACGTAATTGGTTAGAGGTCATATTTTGTTACCCCGGCTTTCATGCTCTGTGTTTACATCGTCTTGCACATTGGTTACATATCCACAATGTGAGTTTTATTCCCCGGTTGATTTCTCATTGGGGACGATTTTTCACAGGTGTTGAAATTCATCCAGGAGCAAAAATTGGTAAGGGTGTATTTATTGATCATGGCATGGGTGTTGTCATTGGTGAAACTGCCATTGTGGGAGATTATACACTCATTTATCAGGGTGTAACATTGGGAGGAACTGGCAAAGAAAGCGGTAAACGTCATCCGACATTGGGTAGTAATGTTGTTGTCGGTGCAGGTGCAAAAGTATTAGGAAATATTCAAATTAGCGATCGCGTCCGTATTGGTGCAGGGTCAATTGTCTTGCGTGATGTGCCTCCAGATGCCACTGTGGTGGGCATTCCTGGCCGGATTATCGCTCCTAAGTCTAGTAACCCCATTTCCCCCTTAGAACATGGCAAATTACCCGATATAGAGGCAGGTGTGATTCGTTCTTTACTCTCGCGGATTGAGCAGTTAGAACAACAAGTCCAAACTCTCACTAATCATCACCAAGATGATCAATAA
- the nifT gene encoding putative nitrogen fixation protein NifT, whose protein sequence is MKVMLRMNDAGTLVVYVPKKDLEEEVVKERDGEAGKILTLTNGWELEFSEFPDKSRLPVTVEAKRLS, encoded by the coding sequence ATGAAAGTAATGCTCCGAATGAATGATGCTGGTACTTTAGTTGTCTACGTCCCTAAAAAAGATTTAGAAGAAGAAGTAGTCAAAGAAAGAGATGGTGAAGCAGGTAAAATTCTCACTTTAACTAATGGTTGGGAACTAGAATTTAGTGAATTTCCCGATAAAAGTCGTTTACCAGTAACAGTGGAAGCTAAACGTCTTTCTTAA
- a CDS encoding nitrogen fixation protein NifZ — MQRDEIELDSQPIFEIGQKVRVKKLIKNDGTFPGREIGEVLAKIGDVGYVSSIGTFLQAYYIYAVHFLETGYIIGCRKRELESAEETHESNAPNE, encoded by the coding sequence ATGCAACGTGATGAAATAGAACTGGACTCGCAACCCATTTTTGAAATTGGTCAAAAAGTTCGAGTTAAGAAACTAATCAAAAACGATGGAACTTTTCCCGGTAGAGAAATTGGGGAAGTTTTAGCAAAAATTGGTGATGTTGGTTATGTCTCCAGCATTGGCACATTTTTGCAAGCTTATTATATCTATGCTGTACATTTTTTGGAAACAGGGTACATCATCGGTTGTCGAAAAAGAGAACTAGAATCTGCTGAGGAAACACATGAAAGTAATGCTCCGAATGAATGA